From Bacillus sp. FSL K6-3431, the proteins below share one genomic window:
- a CDS encoding ABC transporter substrate-binding protein: protein MAKAMKKFIFPLFLIFFLVACNSEDVVKDTKKEVEEVKQEAVTLLMMTHWEDEVFKRNFKEPIEAQYENITLEHVQARSSEIEELFAKKVFPDIIMTSELEFYNEMEFLMDLNPLIEQSGFDLNTLEPNILEYLKSISKEGEVNGLPFVRPEYALVYNPDVFDLFGVDYPTDGMTWEEVIALAPQVTGEANGKMYLGLHPGEYDFMLWQVPGSRLIDPVTHKPNIKGNEAFEMYLKSLQEIYAIPGSQPNFDDFKTTEEVFTYRPVKFMQRGNVAMVVDRGFPRSYAGSDINFDFVTYPVWGGEHGEYAPNEPGNGFVVTTKTEHPKEAFQVVSHFLSEDYQKWQSAVEGNVTALVSEDVREAFFTEHEAYEVLQEKNLQAMFKLEPAPIKGISPYESEILEGIDFKKALFEGEDVNTIIREMQEQAEANYKDVISRK, encoded by the coding sequence GTAAAACAAGAGGCGGTTACATTATTAATGATGACACACTGGGAGGATGAAGTATTTAAGCGCAATTTTAAAGAACCTATCGAGGCACAATACGAGAATATTACATTGGAGCATGTTCAGGCCCGCTCATCAGAAATAGAGGAATTATTCGCTAAGAAAGTCTTTCCGGATATTATTATGACGAGTGAACTTGAATTTTATAATGAGATGGAGTTCCTAATGGATTTAAACCCGTTAATTGAGCAATCTGGTTTCGATCTAAACACTTTGGAACCGAATATATTAGAGTATTTAAAAAGTATATCCAAAGAGGGAGAAGTAAATGGTCTTCCTTTCGTACGTCCTGAATATGCCTTGGTTTATAACCCAGATGTTTTTGATTTATTTGGAGTTGATTACCCGACTGATGGGATGACTTGGGAGGAAGTTATCGCTCTTGCTCCACAAGTCACAGGGGAAGCGAATGGGAAAATGTATCTCGGTCTTCATCCCGGAGAATATGATTTTATGCTTTGGCAAGTACCGGGGTCGCGGCTCATTGATCCTGTCACACATAAGCCCAATATAAAAGGGAATGAAGCATTCGAGATGTATCTTAAGTCATTACAAGAGATTTACGCCATTCCTGGTTCCCAACCAAATTTTGATGACTTTAAAACGACAGAGGAAGTATTCACCTATAGACCTGTTAAGTTTATGCAAAGAGGAAATGTTGCAATGGTTGTGGACCGAGGTTTTCCTCGTTCCTACGCAGGTTCAGATATTAACTTTGACTTTGTTACCTATCCTGTTTGGGGTGGGGAGCATGGGGAATATGCGCCGAACGAACCAGGGAATGGTTTCGTTGTAACGACGAAAACGGAGCATCCCAAGGAAGCGTTTCAAGTCGTGTCTCATTTTTTAAGTGAAGATTACCAAAAATGGCAATCCGCTGTCGAAGGTAATGTGACCGCTCTCGTTTCGGAAGACGTCCGCGAAGCGTTTTTTACTGAACATGAAGCGTATGAAGTATTGCAAGAAAAAAACTTGCAGGCAATGTTCAAGTTAGAACCTGCGCCTATTAAAGGTATATCTCCGTATGAAAGTGAAATATTGGAAGGTATTGATTTTAAAAAGGCACTATTTGAAGGGGAAGATGTGAATACAATTATTCGGGAAATGCAAGAGCAGGCAGAGGCCAATTACAAAGATGTTATCTCACGAAAATAA
- the rplU gene encoding 50S ribosomal protein L21 yields the protein MYAIIETGGKQIKVEEGQAIYIEKLDAVEGDSFTFDKVLFVGGEDVKVGSPFVEGASVSAKVEKQGRQKKLVVFKYKAKKNYHKKQGHRQPYTKVVVEKINA from the coding sequence ATGTACGCAATCATTGAAACTGGTGGAAAACAAATTAAAGTTGAAGAAGGCCAGGCAATTTACATTGAAAAATTGGATGCAGTTGAAGGTGATTCTTTCACTTTTGATAAAGTTCTTTTTGTTGGTGGAGAAGACGTGAAAGTGGGCAGCCCTTTTGTTGAAGGAGCTTCTGTCTCAGCTAAAGTTGAAAAACAAGGCCGTCAAAAGAAACTCGTTGTATTCAAATACAAAGCGAAGAAAAACTATCATAAAAAACAAGGGCATCGTCAGCCTTACACAAAAGTAGTCGTTGAAAAAATCAACGCATAA
- a CDS encoding ribosomal-processing cysteine protease Prp: MIKVHVTRKDDGKISSFTMKGHADFAEQGQDIVCAGASAVAFGSINSVFALTGIEPEIEQSEGGYLKCILPNQLDEESSVKAQLLLEGMVISLQTIERDYQKYIQVRVQKGE; the protein is encoded by the coding sequence ATGATTAAAGTTCACGTAACTAGGAAAGATGATGGGAAAATATCTTCATTTACGATGAAAGGTCATGCAGATTTTGCCGAACAAGGACAAGATATCGTTTGTGCAGGTGCATCTGCCGTAGCTTTTGGAAGTATTAATTCTGTGTTTGCCTTAACAGGGATAGAACCGGAAATAGAACAATCTGAAGGCGGCTATCTAAAATGTATACTACCCAATCAGCTTGATGAAGAATCTTCTGTAAAAGCTCAGCTTTTGCTGGAAGGTATGGTCATATCCTTACAAACAATTGAACGAGATTATCAAAAATATATTCAAGTGCGTGTTCAAAAAGGAGAATAA
- the rpmA gene encoding 50S ribosomal protein L27, which yields MLRLDLQFFASKKGVGSTRNGRDSQSKRLGAKRADGQFVSGGSILFRQRGTKIYPGENVGRGGDDTLYSKIDGVVRFERLGRDKKKVSVYPQAQEA from the coding sequence ATGCTAAGATTAGATCTTCAGTTTTTCGCATCGAAAAAAGGAGTAGGATCTACTAGAAATGGACGTGATTCACAATCTAAACGTTTAGGTGCTAAACGTGCAGATGGTCAGTTTGTTTCTGGTGGTTCAATTCTTTTCCGTCAACGCGGAACTAAAATTTATCCAGGTGAAAACGTGGGACGTGGCGGTGACGACACACTTTATTCTAAAATTGATGGCGTAGTACGTTTCGAACGTCTAGGTCGCGATAAGAAAAAAGTAAGTGTATATCCACAAGCTCAAGAAGCTTAA
- a CDS encoding Spo0B C-terminal domain-containing protein, producing MSDKWSIIEVLQHVRHDWLNRLQLIKGNISLGKTEQAERIMDEIVLNMKQETRLTNLKLPEFAIMLLTHNWEGYAFHMEYEILDERGTLPLDDKRLTSWLSLFFNKLNQSFHPIHDNYLFLTVETKCEEIRFHFQLSGIIENVDELEQWLTYNKGYPNKISLNKIDDMEIMIVAIFTL from the coding sequence ATGAGTGATAAGTGGAGCATAATCGAGGTACTCCAACATGTACGCCACGACTGGCTTAACAGGCTTCAGCTAATTAAAGGAAATATTTCTTTAGGGAAAACAGAGCAAGCAGAGCGTATCATGGACGAAATTGTACTGAATATGAAACAAGAAACTAGACTTACAAATCTAAAATTACCTGAATTCGCAATTATGCTGCTAACACATAATTGGGAAGGGTATGCGTTCCACATGGAATATGAAATTCTTGATGAGCGTGGAACATTGCCACTGGATGATAAAAGATTAACAAGTTGGTTAAGCTTATTTTTTAATAAATTGAATCAATCTTTTCATCCAATTCATGATAATTACCTATTTTTAACTGTAGAAACAAAATGTGAAGAAATTCGTTTTCATTTTCAATTAAGTGGAATAATAGAGAATGTTGATGAGTTAGAGCAGTGGCTTACATATAATAAGGGCTATCCTAATAAAATTTCCTTAAACAAGATAGATGATATGGAAATAATGATAGTGGCGATATTTACATTGTGA
- the obgE gene encoding GTPase ObgE: protein MFVDQVSVFVKGGDGGNGMVAFRREKYVSMGGPAGGDGGKGASVIFEVDEGLRTLMDFRYQRHFKAQRGEHGMSKSQHGKGATDLLLKVPPGTVVSDEDTKEVIADLVEHGQRAVIAKGGRGGRGNLRFATPANPAPEIAENGEPGQERNIVLELKVLADVGLVGFPSVGKSTLLSVVSSAKPKIAEYHFTTIVPNLGVVETEDNRSFVIADLPGLIEGAHEGIGLGHQFLRHIERTRVIVHVIDMSGMEGRDPIEDFETINRELEEYNLRLLERPQIIVANKMDMPEAQENLQVFKEKIAGDYPIFPISAVTRQGLRELLFEIADQIEKTPEFPLVEEQLEDDTINRVIYRHENEGDQFIITREPDGSFVVSGEQLERLFKMTDFSRDESVRRFSRQLRSMGVDERLRQRGAKDGDTVKLFDYEFEFLD from the coding sequence ATGTTTGTCGATCAGGTCAGTGTGTTTGTTAAAGGTGGAGATGGCGGTAACGGGATGGTTGCATTCCGCCGTGAAAAATATGTTTCAATGGGTGGCCCCGCAGGTGGGGATGGAGGTAAAGGTGCGAGCGTCATTTTTGAAGTAGACGAAGGCTTACGCACATTGATGGATTTTCGTTACCAACGTCACTTTAAAGCACAGCGTGGAGAACACGGTATGTCAAAAAGTCAACATGGAAAAGGTGCAACAGATCTCCTATTAAAAGTGCCACCGGGAACAGTAGTATCTGATGAAGATACAAAAGAGGTCATAGCAGATTTAGTTGAACATGGACAACGTGCTGTAATTGCGAAAGGTGGTCGAGGTGGTAGAGGTAATTTACGATTCGCTACACCTGCCAACCCTGCGCCGGAAATTGCGGAGAATGGTGAGCCAGGGCAAGAAAGGAATATCGTTCTTGAGCTGAAAGTGCTTGCGGATGTTGGACTCGTAGGCTTTCCAAGTGTTGGGAAATCAACATTGCTTTCTGTCGTATCCTCTGCGAAGCCCAAAATTGCTGAGTACCACTTTACGACAATTGTACCTAATCTCGGCGTCGTAGAAACAGAAGATAATAGGAGCTTTGTTATAGCGGATTTACCTGGACTTATTGAGGGTGCACATGAAGGAATTGGTTTAGGTCATCAGTTTTTGCGTCATATTGAAAGAACGAGGGTAATCGTTCATGTTATAGATATGTCGGGTATGGAGGGAAGAGACCCGATTGAAGATTTTGAGACGATCAACCGAGAGTTAGAAGAATATAATTTACGTTTGTTAGAAAGGCCACAAATTATTGTAGCGAATAAAATGGACATGCCAGAAGCGCAAGAAAATTTACAGGTGTTTAAAGAAAAAATAGCGGGAGATTATCCCATTTTTCCTATCTCAGCTGTTACGAGGCAAGGTCTTCGCGAGCTCTTATTTGAAATTGCTGATCAAATTGAAAAAACACCAGAGTTTCCTCTTGTGGAGGAGCAATTGGAAGATGATACAATTAATCGCGTGATTTATCGACATGAAAATGAAGGTGATCAATTTATCATTACGCGAGAACCTGATGGTAGTTTTGTTGTAAGTGGCGAACAATTGGAGCGACTCTTTAAGATGACTGATTTTTCCCGTGATGAATCAGTACGTCGTTTTTCACGCCAGTTGAGATCGATGGGTGTAGATGAAAGATTGCGTCAGCGTGGCGCAAAAGATGGAGATACAGTAAAATTGTTTGATTACGAGTTTGAGTTTCTAGATTAG
- a CDS encoding ACT domain-containing protein, with product MSNKEKNNKFFLVREDVLPEAMKKTLEAKELIDHGKSDSVWDAVQQVDLSRSAFYKYRDTVFPFHKIVKEKIISLFFYLEDQPGALSKLLGIVAVNSCNLLTIHQTIPLQGRANVTLTLDVADMTIDLDELLIKLRRLEFVDRVDVLSSGG from the coding sequence GTGAGTAATAAAGAAAAAAATAATAAGTTTTTTTTGGTGAGAGAAGATGTTTTGCCAGAAGCAATGAAGAAAACGTTGGAAGCGAAAGAATTGATTGATCATGGAAAGTCCGACTCTGTATGGGATGCAGTCCAACAAGTAGACTTAAGTCGAAGCGCCTTTTATAAATATAGAGATACCGTTTTTCCTTTTCATAAGATTGTAAAGGAAAAAATTATCTCTTTGTTTTTTTACCTGGAAGATCAACCGGGAGCACTGTCAAAACTGCTTGGCATTGTAGCGGTTAATTCATGTAACTTACTAACTATTCATCAAACGATTCCATTGCAAGGAAGAGCGAATGTGACCCTTACTCTAGATGTAGCTGATATGACGATAGACCTCGATGAATTGCTAATTAAACTGCGTAGGTTAGAATTTGTTGATCGGGTGGATGTGTTGAGTTCTGGTGGATGA
- a CDS encoding transcription repressor NadR, with product MGTESEKKLLGEERREWILKLLKESQSPITGSMLAKHTHVSRQVIVGDITLLKARNEPIIATSQGYMYMPTPETNKFFEKTIACFHQRNQAEEELNIIVDLGVTVKDVKVEHPVYGDLTASIMVSNRQEVQAFLEQIKTTNAALLSDLTSGFHLHTLTATSEKTIHQAEQHLKTAGILIEEN from the coding sequence ATGGGTACAGAATCTGAAAAAAAACTGTTAGGTGAAGAAAGAAGAGAATGGATATTGAAACTTCTTAAAGAAAGTCAGAGTCCTATTACCGGAAGCATGCTCGCTAAACACACACATGTTAGTCGGCAAGTTATCGTTGGAGATATAACTCTTTTAAAAGCTAGAAATGAACCAATTATTGCTACAAGTCAAGGTTATATGTATATGCCAACCCCCGAAACTAATAAGTTTTTCGAAAAAACCATCGCTTGTTTTCATCAACGTAATCAGGCGGAAGAAGAATTGAATATTATCGTTGATTTAGGTGTAACCGTAAAAGATGTAAAGGTCGAACATCCTGTCTATGGAGATTTAACTGCATCAATAATGGTTTCAAATAGGCAAGAAGTACAAGCCTTCCTCGAACAAATCAAGACAACCAACGCAGCCTTATTATCTGATCTAACATCAGGCTTCCACCTTCATACACTTACCGCTACAAGTGAAAAAACAATTCACCAAGCTGAACAACACTTAAAAACAGCAGGTATTCTAATTGAGGAAAACTAA
- the safA gene encoding SafA/ExsA family spore coat assembly protein, giving the protein MKIHIVQKGDTLWKIAQKYGVDFEELKKMNAQLSNPEMVMPGMKIKVPVGNVAPKKEMPQVPHGVHKEMPKMEHPFVQHKEVPKQVVKPPKEIKKEIPKEHPHTIYQPVMPQMPQAQALSEIDINNYYMMNMSQLQAQVQQPLAQQPIVKHEKEEESPVMPEMPNQDYCYPMPPVMPTCDPCYPYHQPQHMHPQQWMPQPQVQGMMMHPHQWMPQPQVQGMMMQPQQWMPQPQMQGMMMHPQQWMPQPQVQGTMMQPQQGMHPQQQQPAGLPGMADMHYPETGQHWDDESSNYPQMGMNQYPAHGKVQPASYGPMPGYAPSQQPGGYPMPPAHGDCGCGPQPYSNAGHHMPMPRQMYPPYSYGPVMPEGAGTYAIPATDDYEEDDE; this is encoded by the coding sequence GTGAAGATCCATATCGTGCAAAAAGGTGATACGCTTTGGAAAATCGCCCAGAAATATGGTGTAGATTTCGAAGAGCTTAAGAAAATGAACGCACAGCTCTCCAATCCAGAAATGGTGATGCCTGGAATGAAAATTAAAGTGCCTGTAGGAAACGTGGCGCCGAAAAAGGAAATGCCTCAAGTGCCTCACGGGGTGCACAAAGAAATGCCAAAAATGGAGCACCCTTTTGTGCAGCACAAAGAGGTACCGAAACAAGTAGTAAAACCGCCGAAAGAAATTAAAAAGGAAATACCGAAAGAACATCCACACACAATTTATCAGCCGGTGATGCCACAAATGCCACAGGCGCAAGCACTATCTGAAATTGATATTAATAATTACTACATGATGAACATGAGTCAATTACAAGCACAAGTACAGCAACCACTCGCACAGCAACCTATCGTTAAGCATGAGAAGGAAGAAGAATCACCAGTAATGCCAGAGATGCCTAATCAAGATTATTGTTACCCAATGCCACCTGTTATGCCAACTTGTGATCCTTGCTATCCCTATCATCAACCTCAACATATGCATCCACAACAATGGATGCCGCAACCACAAGTACAGGGAATGATGATGCATCCACACCAATGGATGCCGCAACCACAAGTACAGGGAATGATGATGCAACCACAACAATGGATGCCGCAACCACAAATGCAGGGAATGATGATGCATCCACAACAATGGATGCCGCAACCACAAGTGCAGGGAACAATGATGCAACCACAACAAGGGATGCATCCGCAGCAGCAACAGCCAGCCGGATTGCCTGGAATGGCGGATATGCATTATCCAGAAACAGGGCAGCATTGGGATGATGAGTCATCAAATTATCCGCAAATGGGAATGAATCAATACCCCGCACATGGTAAGGTGCAACCAGCATCCTACGGTCCAATGCCGGGTTATGCACCATCCCAGCAACCTGGAGGATATCCAATGCCTCCTGCCCATGGAGACTGCGGATGTGGGCCTCAACCGTATTCAAATGCAGGGCATCACATGCCTATGCCACGTCAGATGTACCCACCATATTCATATGGCCCAGTTATGCCTGAAGGTGCTGGAACATATGCAATCCCAGCAACAGATGATTATGAGGAAGATGATGAATAA
- a CDS encoding phosphotransferase, whose protein sequence is MQSQQQMIMRKMMNKHAKLKRDGFSNRLLLFIKKNVNSSFTRIKQIKVGVWLLSGKNKAWIVKEFSSLEKLELQMAFTAALAEHAFYRSYTFYPKPLIMENRKLALIQYIKPKKGDDFNYQSSKNIKEALILLGKFHGVTSQIASSFKDIPQFNQIIKWKRRLNDFNELINQHKETYYYPTLQNLSYTGEWALERMKNNASYFTQEPHCIIHGDVADHNFIRDVKGNLNLIDFDLIAIAPSSIDLLQFCNRILPSLKWKEDALFRFPQLLPYRENKSFLTALIYPTDIFREWNQFFKRNKGKHADTHYMENMTFHFLRERMEFYKTIMKKVDTL, encoded by the coding sequence ATGCAATCCCAGCAACAGATGATTATGAGGAAGATGATGAATAAACATGCAAAGTTGAAGAGAGACGGATTTTCTAACCGTCTCCTTCTTTTTATTAAAAAAAACGTAAATTCATCATTTACACGGATAAAACAAATAAAAGTAGGAGTTTGGTTGCTTTCGGGAAAGAATAAAGCATGGATAGTGAAAGAGTTCTCTTCTCTAGAAAAACTTGAATTGCAAATGGCATTTACAGCGGCACTAGCGGAACATGCATTTTATAGAAGCTATACTTTTTATCCAAAGCCTCTGATCATGGAAAATCGTAAACTAGCCCTTATCCAATATATTAAGCCGAAAAAGGGAGATGACTTTAACTACCAATCATCTAAAAATATAAAGGAAGCCCTTATATTGTTGGGGAAATTTCATGGTGTAACAAGTCAAATTGCATCCTCATTTAAAGATATACCACAATTTAATCAAATTATTAAATGGAAAAGAAGACTAAATGATTTTAATGAATTAATAAATCAGCATAAAGAAACGTATTATTACCCGACATTACAAAATTTATCGTATACAGGTGAATGGGCACTAGAGCGAATGAAGAATAATGCATCTTATTTTACGCAGGAACCGCACTGTATTATCCATGGTGATGTGGCTGACCACAATTTTATTAGAGATGTAAAAGGTAATTTGAATCTAATAGATTTTGATTTAATTGCAATAGCTCCGTCTTCTATCGATTTACTACAGTTTTGCAATCGGATTTTACCATCGCTAAAGTGGAAGGAAGATGCATTGTTTAGATTTCCCCAACTACTACCATATCGTGAAAACAAATCTTTTTTAACTGCACTCATATATCCAACAGATATTTTTCGAGAGTGGAATCAATTCTTTAAGCGAAATAAGGGAAAGCATGCAGATACACATTATATGGAAAATATGACCTTTCACTTTTTAAGAGAAAGAATGGAATTCTATAAAACGATTATGAAAAAAGTTGATACTCTATAA
- a CDS encoding YebC/PmpR family DNA-binding transcriptional regulator, whose translation MAGHSKWKNIQNRKNAQDSKRGRVFQKLAKEIYVAAKQGGPDPELNPSLRLVVEKSKTANMPNDNIKRAIDKAAGNQESENYEEIIYEGYGPGGTAVLVMCLTDNKNRTASNVRLAFNKHGGNLGETGCVSYMFDRKGYLVIEREELEIDEDEMLMHVLEAGGEDLETMEEVFEIYTDPESFIEVKSSLEKAGFRFVTAEITMIPQTTADLNEEQTDKMERMLDMLEDDDDIQGVHHNYENE comes from the coding sequence GTGGCAGGACATTCGAAGTGGAAGAATATACAAAATAGAAAAAATGCGCAGGATTCTAAGCGGGGAAGAGTTTTCCAGAAACTTGCAAAAGAAATATATGTAGCAGCGAAACAAGGTGGCCCTGACCCCGAATTAAACCCTTCGCTAAGGCTTGTGGTGGAAAAATCAAAAACAGCCAATATGCCTAATGATAATATTAAGCGTGCCATTGACAAAGCTGCAGGTAACCAGGAATCGGAAAATTACGAGGAAATTATTTATGAGGGTTATGGTCCGGGTGGAACAGCGGTATTGGTAATGTGCTTAACTGATAATAAAAACAGGACGGCATCTAATGTACGACTTGCATTTAATAAGCATGGTGGAAACCTTGGAGAAACAGGGTGCGTATCATATATGTTTGATCGAAAAGGATATTTAGTAATTGAAAGAGAAGAACTTGAGATAGATGAGGACGAGATGCTCATGCATGTGCTAGAAGCTGGTGGTGAAGATCTAGAAACAATGGAAGAAGTATTTGAAATTTATACCGATCCAGAAAGTTTTATAGAAGTGAAAAGTTCACTTGAAAAAGCAGGATTTCGCTTTGTGACAGCCGAAATAACGATGATTCCGCAAACAACAGCGGATCTGAATGAAGAACAAACAGATAAAATGGAAAGAATGCTTGATATGCTCGAAGATGATGACGATATTCAAGGCGTTCATCATAATTATGAGAATGAATAA
- a CDS encoding intercompartmental signaling factor BofC, translating into MAVITKMLFSSLLIIATVFFIHLQVATSPKNNEAVQAASPEEISESVQESPLKLNVTLRRVYLDGEISEEKVSETVLALEDFWAKYEAWQLVDMNENMMLFELKIDDISPLLKLNGFFGIANDGTLSIFNGNPQQDDIIQSFFQIDIRKLEGKKQLQLKQGIPVKTKKDFVEVLETMKQYSVDIE; encoded by the coding sequence TTGGCTGTAATAACGAAAATGCTGTTTAGTAGCTTGCTAATCATTGCAACAGTTTTTTTTATTCATTTACAAGTGGCTACGTCTCCGAAAAATAATGAGGCGGTTCAAGCAGCTAGTCCAGAAGAGATATCAGAGTCTGTTCAAGAAAGTCCGCTCAAATTAAATGTGACATTACGGCGGGTTTATTTAGATGGAGAAATAAGTGAAGAAAAAGTATCAGAGACGGTTTTGGCGCTTGAAGACTTTTGGGCAAAATATGAAGCATGGCAACTTGTCGACATGAATGAGAATATGATGTTATTCGAACTAAAAATAGATGATATTTCACCTTTGTTAAAATTGAATGGATTTTTTGGCATAGCAAATGATGGTACATTATCTATATTTAATGGTAATCCCCAGCAGGATGATATCATTCAATCCTTTTTTCAGATTGATATTAGAAAGCTTGAGGGGAAAAAGCAGTTGCAACTAAAGCAAGGGATTCCTGTGAAAACGAAAAAAGACTTCGTCGAAGTATTAGAAACAATGAAACAATATTCGGTAGATATAGAGTAA
- the ruvA gene encoding Holliday junction branch migration protein RuvA → MYEYIKGTVEHIGPEYVVIDNRGVGYQILTPNPFVFSSKKGNEIIIYTYQHVREDILALYGFESMEEKMMFRKLIGVSGIGPKGAMAILAFGEPVQVIRAIENEEEKFLTKFPGVGKKTARQMILDLKGKLQDVVPNNTPDLFTEVSNEEPLFDSNNHALEEALLALTALGYSERELKKVEPKLSSEVMTTDQYIKQALKLLMR, encoded by the coding sequence TTGTACGAGTATATAAAAGGTACAGTAGAACATATTGGACCGGAATACGTTGTGATTGATAACAGGGGTGTAGGGTATCAGATTTTAACACCGAACCCATTTGTTTTTTCAAGTAAAAAAGGTAATGAAATAATAATTTATACATATCAACATGTGAGGGAAGATATTTTAGCATTATATGGATTTGAATCAATGGAAGAAAAAATGATGTTTAGGAAATTAATCGGCGTTTCTGGGATTGGGCCGAAAGGTGCGATGGCGATTCTTGCGTTTGGAGAGCCAGTGCAAGTAATTCGTGCGATCGAAAACGAAGAAGAAAAGTTTTTGACAAAGTTTCCTGGTGTCGGAAAGAAAACGGCAAGGCAAATGATCCTTGATTTAAAAGGAAAACTGCAAGATGTTGTTCCAAATAACACTCCAGATTTATTTACCGAAGTTTCGAATGAGGAGCCATTATTTGATTCGAACAATCATGCGTTAGAAGAAGCTTTGTTAGCCTTGACTGCATTAGGATACTCAGAGCGTGAATTGAAAAAAGTTGAACCGAAGCTTTCTAGTGAAGTGATGACAACGGATCAATACATAAAGCAAGCGTTAAAATTACTTATGAGATAA
- the ruvB gene encoding Holliday junction branch migration DNA helicase RuvB, with protein sequence MEERVLSGEVLMNDQSFEQSLRPQTLSQYIGQDKIKNNLSVFIEAAKMRQETLDHVLLYGPPGLGKTTLAVVIANEMGVGVRTTSGPAIERPGDLAAILTSLAPGEVLFIDEIHRLPRAIEEVLYPAMEDYCLDIVIGKGPEARSVRLDLPPFTLVGATTRAGAISAPLRDRFGVLSRLEYYNEEQLTDIAVRTAAILETEIDWNGAVEIARRSRGTPRIANRLLRRVRDFAQVRGDGIITLALAEEALELLQVDKLGLDHIDHKLLIGIIERFRGGPVGLDTIAASIGEESTTIEDVYEPYLLQIGFLQRTPRGRIVTRNVYEHFKLEAPEQ encoded by the coding sequence ATGGAAGAAAGAGTGTTATCAGGAGAAGTGTTGATGAATGATCAATCTTTCGAACAAAGTCTCCGTCCGCAAACGTTATCGCAATATATTGGACAAGATAAAATAAAAAATAATTTATCCGTTTTTATTGAAGCTGCAAAAATGCGACAAGAAACATTGGATCATGTACTTTTATATGGACCACCAGGTCTTGGTAAAACGACTCTTGCTGTAGTAATTGCTAACGAAATGGGCGTCGGTGTTCGTACAACATCCGGCCCTGCCATCGAGCGTCCAGGGGATCTAGCAGCAATTCTGACATCGCTCGCTCCGGGTGAGGTGTTATTTATTGATGAGATTCATCGCTTGCCACGCGCAATTGAAGAGGTACTTTATCCTGCAATGGAGGATTATTGTCTTGATATTGTCATTGGTAAAGGTCCTGAAGCAAGATCAGTTAGGCTCGATCTTCCACCTTTTACCTTAGTTGGAGCAACGACGAGAGCTGGAGCAATCTCCGCCCCATTGCGAGATCGCTTTGGTGTCTTAAGTAGACTAGAATATTATAATGAAGAGCAGCTAACAGATATAGCAGTGAGAACTGCTGCTATTCTTGAAACAGAGATCGATTGGAACGGCGCCGTGGAGATTGCTAGAAGATCTCGTGGAACACCAAGAATTGCTAATCGGCTATTAAGACGGGTCAGGGATTTTGCACAGGTCCGTGGAGACGGTATTATTACATTAGCACTAGCTGAAGAAGCTTTAGAGCTTTTACAAGTGGATAAACTCGGTCTTGATCATATTGATCACAAGTTATTGATCGGCATTATAGAAAGATTCAGAGGAGGACCTGTGGGTCTTGATACAATTGCGGCAAGTATTGGTGAGGAGTCAACTACAATTGAAGATGTGTATGAACCATATTTGCTGCAAATTGGCTTTCTCCAACGAACTCCTCGAGGGAGAATTGTTACACGGAATGTGTATGAACATTTTAAATTAGAAGCACCAGAACAGTAA